Proteins encoded together in one Aeromonas encheleia window:
- a CDS encoding DUF3149 domain-containing protein: MEFWLNLMFGNSVGLMSMLVIIGTFLLISAYAAYFIYKVMHAKPPTEEQ; encoded by the coding sequence ATGGAGTTTTGGCTCAACCTGATGTTTGGCAACAGCGTGGGACTGATGTCCATGCTGGTGATTATCGGCACCTTCCTGCTGATCAGCGCCTACGCGGCCTACTTCATCTACAAGGTGATGCACGCCAAGCCGCCCACCGAGGAACAATAA
- a CDS encoding OprD family outer membrane porin — protein MEKVIFKRAALSAAVVTALLAPGMALAAQDMMSPEYGKSYEAFLDEGKLTGGLFYFQRERDRVQAGPGQDGKYHSNLSHATTQAALNYNSGYAWDMVGLDVGGFGAYDLAVDESNPVNEENEFSFWGDQWGSGGDGVPENGFSLSTAALKLKFMDGAVTAKGGYTQLYVPGVIGVNWSYQPGTYRGGQIEGNFGKLYLTYAIADEYKAPWFKNTAGFSKSNPYASDPFSDENQIDYIHGLAARYTFDNGTAVTGSFGQAEGYMDSYHFKLAHKFDVLGGLNTSYQFYGSDTENEDYDGLAWQQAMTASWGAGPYSFRLEGLYTKAEGDLGNYLPRLTRGYGNSQGANEIWWDSRSDWNHNEEKAVFFGTSRTLDDLVGAPGWAAGVSGAYGWDANNGDGTLEPGKEWAFNFDVMYTVQDGKLKGTLFKLHYTDYNNEQDDKGSWYYPNMFSSEHDVKFHIIMPFTIL, from the coding sequence ATGGAAAAAGTGATCTTCAAGCGCGCCGCGTTGAGTGCCGCTGTGGTTACGGCGCTGCTCGCCCCCGGAATGGCATTGGCCGCCCAGGACATGATGAGCCCGGAATACGGCAAATCCTACGAGGCCTTCCTCGATGAAGGCAAGCTGACCGGCGGCCTGTTCTACTTCCAGCGTGAGCGTGACCGCGTACAAGCCGGTCCCGGTCAGGATGGCAAGTACCACTCCAACCTGAGCCATGCCACCACCCAAGCCGCCCTGAACTACAACTCCGGTTATGCCTGGGACATGGTGGGTCTGGATGTGGGCGGTTTCGGTGCCTATGACCTGGCCGTTGACGAGAGCAACCCGGTCAACGAAGAGAACGAATTCTCCTTCTGGGGCGACCAGTGGGGTTCAGGTGGTGACGGTGTTCCCGAGAATGGCTTCAGCCTCTCCACCGCCGCCCTGAAACTCAAGTTCATGGATGGCGCCGTGACGGCCAAAGGCGGTTACACCCAGCTGTATGTGCCGGGTGTGATCGGCGTCAACTGGTCCTATCAACCCGGTACCTACCGTGGTGGCCAGATCGAGGGTAACTTCGGCAAGCTCTACCTGACCTACGCCATCGCCGACGAATACAAGGCGCCCTGGTTCAAGAACACCGCCGGCTTCTCCAAGAGCAACCCCTATGCCAGCGATCCCTTCTCCGATGAGAACCAGATCGACTACATCCACGGTCTGGCGGCCCGCTACACCTTCGACAATGGCACCGCCGTCACCGGCTCCTTCGGTCAGGCCGAAGGCTACATGGACAGCTACCACTTCAAGCTGGCCCACAAGTTTGACGTACTGGGTGGCCTGAACACCAGCTACCAGTTCTACGGTTCCGACACCGAGAACGAAGACTATGACGGCCTGGCCTGGCAACAAGCCATGACCGCCAGCTGGGGCGCCGGTCCTTACTCCTTCCGCCTGGAAGGGCTGTACACCAAGGCCGAAGGGGATCTGGGCAACTACCTGCCCCGTCTGACCCGCGGCTACGGCAACTCCCAGGGTGCGAACGAGATCTGGTGGGATTCCCGCTCAGATTGGAACCATAACGAAGAGAAGGCCGTGTTCTTCGGCACCAGCCGCACGCTGGATGATCTGGTCGGTGCTCCAGGCTGGGCCGCCGGTGTCTCCGGTGCCTACGGTTGGGATGCCAACAACGGCGATGGTACCCTCGAGCCGGGCAAAGAGTGGGCCTTCAACTTCGACGTCATGTACACGGTGCAGGATGGCAAGCTGAAGGGCACGCTGTTCAAGCTGCACTACACCGATTACAACAACGAACAGGACGACAAGGGCAGCTGGTACTACCCGAACATGTTCAGCTCCGAGCATGACGTCAAGTTCCACATCATCATGCCGTTCACCATCCTGTAA
- a CDS encoding SDR family oxidoreductase, translated as MPHPFVLITGCSSGIGLAAAKALGAHGFTVIASARKAEDVAQLRQQGLLAVQLDLADTASIERGAAEALALAGGRLYGLFNNGAYGQPGALEDLPTEALRAQFDTNLFGWHHLIRQVLPAMLAVGEGRIVQNSSVLGLVAMKYRGAYNASKFALEGYTDTLRLELEGSGVHISLIEPGPIDTRFRANARDAFVRHIDPAQSRHQGAYRQTLTRLEKEGATSGFTLSSEACIPPLLHALQNKRPKHRYPVTLPTKLFTVLRRLLPSRWLDRILGKSV; from the coding sequence ATGCCCCACCCCTTCGTGCTTATCACCGGCTGCTCCAGCGGCATCGGCCTCGCCGCCGCCAAGGCGCTCGGTGCCCACGGCTTCACCGTGATCGCCTCCGCCCGCAAGGCCGAGGATGTGGCACAGCTGCGGCAGCAGGGCCTGCTGGCGGTGCAGCTGGATCTGGCGGACACCGCCAGCATAGAGCGGGGGGCGGCAGAGGCACTGGCACTGGCCGGGGGTCGCCTGTACGGGCTGTTCAACAACGGCGCCTACGGCCAGCCCGGCGCGCTGGAAGACCTGCCCACCGAGGCGCTGCGCGCCCAGTTCGACACCAACCTGTTTGGCTGGCACCATCTCATTCGTCAGGTGCTGCCGGCCATGCTGGCCGTTGGTGAGGGACGCATAGTGCAGAACAGCTCGGTACTCGGCCTGGTGGCCATGAAGTATCGCGGCGCCTACAACGCCAGCAAGTTCGCGCTGGAAGGCTACACCGACACCCTGCGCCTAGAACTCGAGGGCAGCGGCGTGCACATCAGCCTGATCGAGCCAGGCCCCATCGACACCCGTTTTCGGGCCAATGCCCGCGACGCCTTCGTGCGCCACATAGACCCGGCCCAGAGCCGCCATCAGGGCGCCTATCGCCAGACCCTGACCCGGCTGGAGAAGGAGGGGGCCACCAGCGGCTTCACCCTGTCGAGCGAGGCCTGCATACCACCGCTGCTGCATGCGCTGCAGAACAAGCGCCCGAAGCATCGCTACCCTGTCACCCTGCCGACCAAGCTGTTTACTGTGCTGCGCCGCCTGCTGCCGAGCCGCTGGCTTGACCGGATCCTCGGCAAGTCGGTGTGA
- a CDS encoding TraB/GumN family protein produces the protein MRFHRTLFSFLLCLLLPLQAFADPAFYRISKGNEQHWLLGSIHAGKPSLYPLPEPVERAWQQSRALVMEVNMTNISQEQWQEMGSITRLVDGKTLKDHVPPELYRRTLIAAGQNGLTETMLAPLRPWFAAITLTQAALERTGYRGEFGVDQHFAKRASESGKPIVGFETLLEQLGYLASVGDNQTLMLESTLDELPELKSGFDAVMTAWQSGDQATLINLLKEEMAPPKLQAWLEQTLLAERNRNWLAKWSTLPNESFIVVGALHLYGEQGLLALLEQQGWRITALTEPGRVATAPAAQ, from the coding sequence ATGAGATTTCATCGTACGCTGTTCTCCTTCCTGCTGTGCCTGCTGCTGCCGCTGCAAGCCTTCGCGGATCCGGCCTTCTATCGCATCAGCAAGGGCAACGAGCAGCACTGGTTGCTGGGCTCCATTCATGCGGGCAAGCCCTCGCTCTACCCCCTGCCCGAGCCCGTCGAGCGGGCCTGGCAGCAGAGCCGCGCCCTGGTGATGGAGGTCAACATGACCAACATCAGCCAGGAGCAGTGGCAGGAGATGGGCTCCATCACCCGACTGGTGGACGGCAAGACGCTCAAGGATCATGTGCCGCCCGAGCTGTATAGACGCACCCTGATCGCCGCCGGCCAGAACGGGCTGACCGAGACCATGCTGGCACCGCTGCGACCCTGGTTTGCGGCCATCACCCTGACCCAGGCGGCGCTGGAGCGCACCGGCTATCGCGGTGAATTCGGGGTGGATCAGCACTTCGCCAAGCGGGCGAGCGAGAGCGGCAAGCCCATCGTCGGCTTCGAGACGCTGCTCGAGCAGCTCGGCTACCTCGCCAGCGTCGGCGACAATCAGACCCTGATGTTGGAGAGCACCCTGGATGAGTTGCCCGAGCTCAAGAGCGGCTTCGATGCGGTGATGACGGCATGGCAGAGCGGCGATCAAGCCACCCTGATCAACCTGTTGAAAGAGGAGATGGCGCCCCCCAAGCTGCAGGCCTGGCTGGAGCAGACCCTGCTGGCGGAGCGCAACCGCAACTGGCTGGCCAAGTGGTCCACCCTGCCGAACGAGAGCTTCATCGTGGTAGGGGCGCTGCATCTTTACGGCGAGCAGGGCCTGCTCGCGCTGCTGGAGCAGCAGGGCTGGCGCATCACGGCGCTCACCGAGCCGGGCAGGGTTGCGACCGCGCCGGCGGCCCAGTGA
- a CDS encoding DUF1904 family protein, which produces MPHLRFRAVSVDTLQQISRPLLADLCALTGGKPEFVTLECVDSIRVRDGEREVGSPFVELVWFERPQELQDAAAALITRHLKAVLGEQTYVVVQVLPIVKSHYYSDGQHY; this is translated from the coding sequence ATGCCCCACCTTCGTTTTCGGGCAGTTTCTGTCGACACCCTGCAGCAGATAAGCCGCCCCTTGCTGGCGGATCTCTGCGCCCTGACCGGCGGCAAGCCGGAGTTTGTCACCCTGGAGTGCGTCGACAGCATCCGGGTACGCGACGGCGAGCGCGAGGTGGGTTCTCCGTTCGTGGAGCTGGTCTGGTTCGAGCGCCCGCAGGAGCTGCAGGATGCCGCCGCGGCGCTCATCACCCGCCATCTGAAGGCGGTGCTGGGGGAGCAGACCTATGTGGTGGTGCAGGTGCTGCCGATCGTCAAGAGCCACTACTACAGCGATGGCCAGCACTATTGA
- a CDS encoding AlkA N-terminal domain-containing protein produces the protein MNPLPPTEPHQDEIIPGLTREQCHAARLARDARFDGRFFTGVLSTGIYCRPICPARAPHEHNVQYFRFAAAAEQHGLRPCLRCRPELAPSQGGDLPPLLARMLSRIERGELGEHSLGELAAQAGITERTLRRQFEQHLGASPKQVEQTRRLLLAKRLLTETALPITDIAFAAGFASIRRFNDAWQQAYGLAPRALRQHEGALRQREGTAADDMATDTPPASLTLQLPYRPPFDVQAMLAFYRLRAIPGLERVEGDAYERRHRIGEREGWIRIEPGKGHSLRLTLRDLPPSALPDLLYRVRRMWDLDADMVRIGARLAEDPLLALLQGRWPGVRLPGGWDEYEVMLRAIVGQQVSVKGAITIMGRLVARTEAQFGVTALPTPAQLCALTLDGIGMPGSRIRTLQALAAALASGEITLATASDEALLALPGIGPWTVSYWRLRTGQDPDAFPAADLVLQKALGGGTKLPVREVMARSACWQPWRAYAASWLWHAMSEQPALLGTPDNEQPEEMTS, from the coding sequence ATGAACCCGTTGCCACCGACCGAGCCCCATCAGGACGAGATCATCCCCGGCCTCACCCGCGAGCAGTGCCACGCCGCCCGGCTCGCCCGGGATGCGCGCTTCGACGGCCGCTTCTTCACCGGCGTGCTGTCCACCGGCATCTATTGCCGGCCTATCTGCCCGGCTCGGGCGCCGCACGAGCACAACGTGCAGTACTTCCGCTTCGCGGCGGCGGCGGAGCAACACGGGCTGCGCCCCTGCCTGCGCTGCCGGCCCGAGTTAGCGCCGTCGCAGGGTGGGGATCTGCCGCCGCTGCTCGCGCGCATGTTGAGCCGCATCGAACGCGGTGAGCTCGGCGAGCATTCGCTCGGCGAACTCGCGGCGCAGGCCGGCATCACCGAGCGCACGCTGCGGCGCCAGTTCGAGCAACACCTCGGCGCGTCGCCAAAGCAGGTGGAGCAGACGCGCCGCCTGCTGCTCGCGAAGCGGCTGTTGACGGAGACCGCGCTGCCGATCACCGACATCGCGTTTGCGGCGGGCTTCGCGAGCATCCGACGCTTCAACGATGCGTGGCAACAGGCCTATGGCCTGGCACCCCGCGCATTGCGCCAACATGAAGGTGCCTTGCGCCAGCGCGAGGGGACGGCGGCTGACGATATGGCGACGGACACGCCGCCGGCGAGCCTCACATTGCAACTGCCGTATCGCCCGCCGTTCGATGTGCAGGCCATGCTCGCGTTCTATCGGCTGCGCGCGATTCCGGGGCTGGAGCGCGTCGAGGGCGATGCGTATGAGCGTCGTCACCGGATCGGCGAGCGGGAGGGGTGGATCCGCATCGAGCCGGGTAAGGGCCACAGCCTGCGGCTGACGCTGCGAGACCTGCCGCCGAGCGCGCTGCCGGATCTGCTGTATCGCGTGCGGCGCATGTGGGATCTCGACGCTGACATGGTGCGCATAGGCGCAAGACTCGCAGAAGATCCGCTGCTCGCACTGCTGCAAGGGCGCTGGCCCGGCGTGCGGCTGCCGGGGGGCTGGGACGAATACGAGGTGATGCTGCGCGCCATCGTCGGTCAGCAGGTGTCGGTCAAGGGCGCCATCACCATCATGGGGCGGCTGGTGGCGCGCACCGAGGCGCAATTTGGCGTGACCGCGCTGCCGACTCCGGCGCAACTGTGCGCGCTCACGCTGGACGGCATCGGCATGCCGGGCAGCCGCATCCGCACGCTGCAGGCGCTGGCCGCCGCGCTCGCGAGCGGGGAGATCACCCTCGCCACCGCGAGCGACGAGGCACTGCTCGCGCTGCCGGGCATAGGCCCCTGGACGGTTTCGTACTGGCGGCTGCGCACCGGGCAGGATCCGGACGCCTTCCCCGCCGCCGATCTCGTGCTGCAGAAGGCGCTCGGGGGCGGCACCAAATTACCGGTCAGGGAGGTCATGGCGCGCAGCGCGTGCTGGCAGCCCTGGCGCGCCTACGCCGCGAGCTGGTTGTGGCACGCCATGAGCGAGCAGCCCGCGCTGCTCGGCACACCGGACAATGAACAACCTGAGGAGATGACATCATGA
- a CDS encoding carboxypeptidase M32 encodes MSYQKLEQHQQQLHRLSHLSAICGWDRAAMMPEGGNEARAEAMAELGVLIHQKRTAPELGDWIARAESEPLDATQQANLREIKRHWQDASLLPSDLVEALSLAGSKCEHAWRSQRKHNDWAGFAPNLEEVVKLSREVARLRAAALGVRPYDAMLALYEPGMTSERLDQIFGDLTGWLPSLIQQVSEQQKRDTLLIPQGPFPVATQQALGQQVMGLLGFDFAHGRLDVSSHPFCGGVPTDVRITTRYNEQEFVSSLMGIVHETGHARYEQGLPRNLLGQPVAEARSMGIHESQSLFCEMQLGHHPAFLALLAPHIRQHFGEQPALAPANLARLYNRVEPGLIRVDADEVTYPAHVILRYELERGLIEGRIEVADIPELWDAKMQQWLGLSTKGNYQNGCMQDIHWTDGSFGYFPSYTLGAMYAAQQRFALERDLGDMGELIAAGRLPEIFGWLGRHIWSQGSQHNTDELVRRATGTALDPQWLRKHLEQRYLK; translated from the coding sequence ATGTCATACCAAAAGCTTGAACAACATCAGCAACAGCTGCATCGGCTCTCCCATCTCAGCGCCATCTGCGGCTGGGATCGGGCCGCCATGATGCCGGAAGGCGGCAACGAGGCGCGCGCCGAGGCCATGGCCGAGCTCGGTGTGCTGATCCACCAGAAACGCACCGCCCCCGAACTCGGCGACTGGATAGCGCGGGCCGAGAGCGAGCCGCTTGACGCCACCCAGCAGGCGAACCTGCGGGAGATCAAGCGCCACTGGCAGGATGCGAGCCTGCTACCGAGTGACCTGGTCGAGGCTTTGTCGCTCGCCGGCAGCAAGTGCGAGCACGCCTGGCGCAGCCAGCGCAAGCACAACGACTGGGCCGGCTTCGCCCCGAATCTCGAGGAGGTGGTGAAGCTGTCGCGGGAGGTGGCACGCCTTCGCGCCGCGGCGCTCGGGGTGCGCCCCTACGACGCCATGCTGGCGCTGTACGAGCCCGGTATGACGAGCGAGCGGCTGGATCAGATCTTCGGCGATCTCACCGGCTGGCTGCCCAGCCTGATCCAACAGGTGAGCGAGCAACAGAAGCGTGACACCTTGCTGATCCCGCAGGGCCCCTTCCCCGTCGCCACCCAGCAGGCGCTCGGCCAGCAGGTGATGGGGCTGCTCGGCTTTGACTTCGCGCACGGCCGGCTCGACGTCAGCAGCCACCCGTTCTGCGGCGGCGTGCCGACGGATGTGCGCATCACCACGCGCTACAACGAGCAGGAGTTCGTCTCCAGCCTGATGGGCATAGTGCACGAGACGGGCCACGCGCGTTACGAGCAGGGCCTGCCGCGCAACCTGCTCGGCCAGCCGGTCGCCGAGGCGCGCTCCATGGGCATTCACGAGAGCCAGAGCCTGTTCTGCGAGATGCAGCTCGGCCACCATCCCGCGTTCCTGGCGCTGCTGGCGCCGCACATCCGTCAGCACTTCGGCGAGCAGCCGGCGTTGGCACCGGCGAACCTGGCGCGGCTGTACAACCGCGTCGAGCCGGGTCTTATCCGCGTCGATGCGGACGAGGTGACCTACCCGGCGCACGTGATCCTGCGCTACGAGCTGGAGCGCGGCCTCATCGAGGGGCGCATCGAGGTCGCGGACATCCCCGAGCTGTGGGATGCGAAGATGCAGCAGTGGCTCGGCCTGTCCACCAAGGGCAACTACCAGAACGGCTGCATGCAGGACATCCACTGGACGGACGGCTCGTTCGGCTACTTCCCGAGCTACACGCTCGGCGCCATGTATGCGGCGCAGCAGCGCTTCGCACTCGAGAGAGATCTGGGTGACATGGGCGAGCTGATCGCGGCGGGCCGGCTGCCGGAGATCTTCGGCTGGCTCGGCCGCCACATCTGGTCCCAGGGCAGCCAGCACAATACGGATGAGCTGGTGCGCCGCGCGACCGGCACGGCGCTGGATCCGCAGTGGCTGCGCAAGCACCTGGAGCAGCGTTATCTGAAGTAA
- a CDS encoding DMT family transporter gives MSAVSWWDKSTGLALVTILLWASLAALTSRITSVSPLVLVGLVLFFCGAGALPFWRQWRARPVTWLVTITALLLYHLLLFMSFRHAPVLEANLINYLWPLCIILFTPLLLPGHPLHPRHLLAGALGLAGSVLVMVDGKLQLQQTHLTGYLLALGAAIVWGAYSVLSRRLPPAPAVVTAAACLPAGLLALLLAWGLEGPLPLDQIPQADWLLIVGLALGPMGAAFVTWYLALRDGDPRRIGALAYLTPLLSTLLLVWLNGEQLTPRHLLAGALIMGGALLGLLARAPKAGKAPAPLS, from the coding sequence ATGTCTGCTGTTTCCTGGTGGGACAAGTCCACCGGACTGGCCCTGGTCACCATACTGCTGTGGGCCTCGCTCGCGGCGCTCACCTCCCGGATCACCAGCGTCTCGCCGCTGGTGCTGGTGGGGCTGGTGCTGTTCTTCTGCGGCGCGGGCGCCCTGCCGTTCTGGCGCCAGTGGCGGGCCCGCCCCGTCACCTGGCTGGTGACCATCACGGCCCTGCTGCTCTACCACCTGCTGCTGTTCATGAGCTTTCGCCACGCCCCCGTGCTGGAGGCGAACCTTATCAACTACCTGTGGCCGCTGTGCATCATCCTGTTCACGCCGCTGCTGCTGCCGGGCCATCCGCTGCATCCGCGTCACCTGCTGGCCGGGGCGCTCGGCCTCGCCGGCTCCGTGCTGGTGATGGTCGATGGCAAGCTGCAACTGCAGCAGACCCACCTGACCGGTTACCTGCTGGCGCTCGGCGCCGCCATCGTCTGGGGCGCCTACTCCGTGCTCTCCCGTCGCCTGCCCCCCGCCCCCGCCGTGGTCACGGCCGCCGCCTGCCTGCCCGCCGGGCTGCTGGCGCTGCTGCTCGCCTGGGGGCTGGAGGGGCCGCTACCGCTCGACCAGATCCCGCAGGCGGACTGGCTGCTCATCGTGGGGCTGGCGCTCGGCCCCATGGGGGCGGCCTTCGTCACCTGGTACCTGGCGCTGCGGGACGGGGATCCGCGCCGCATCGGCGCGCTGGCCTATCTGACGCCACTCTTGAGCACCCTGCTGCTGGTCTGGCTCAACGGCGAGCAGCTCACCCCGCGCCATCTGCTGGCGGGGGCCCTCATCATGGGCGGCGCCCTGCTCGGCCTGCTGGCCCGCGCCCCCAAGGCTGGCAAGGCCCCCGCCCCCCTGTCATAA
- a CDS encoding methyl-accepting chemotaxis protein: MKIAHYATLSSLVLLLVAGVQAAALFHGWQRLQQTEQAQRQHERLQQQLTGPLQGKLRDYLDSGDPLRLAEAQGIRKQALGQLARQEASPSTPLRALLERMGTRIDGDYLAAGKLSGNREWLLQNAENELTAHAKALLRYGQQGAAGADPASADRYRQGAADILASLPGLAHLRQNYMAQASPTLLTGLQFELAALQKQADSLTRLPPLGLFEEAPADDFSLGEPVRHELGEQPRRELVSLLKRYPQELDNSRKALQQQQAARQRVQQDIDQLLQAGSQMGERLAAARQDVNRELATILGSLALCLVGVALLFALVQRRWLVRPLLQLRGAFLQLDATGEAQLLPAGRERNELGDIVASYNRLILRLQQDQQQKAIQLSSVSLSLQEMVDQVQEIHHSTRTTEQVVDESDSMMNELNQLASEVHLVAAEIAQHAQHNEHSMSQSERLVGGMLAATAQTGLAIDESSGALVQLKRSVDDVTAIVDVIGHIAQQTNLLALNAAIEAARAGEQGRGFAVVADEVRHLSADTQRSLGQITEILARLTQAGDQLATVLSRITSEASGQRQQAEQLRQTTQTVREMARSTAVIALQGASNARSQEHRLASFATLIGRISQHARQGSQLSVQVSQHIHHQAQQIPRILGQA, from the coding sequence GTGAAAATAGCCCATTACGCCACCCTCTCCTCCCTCGTTCTGCTGCTGGTCGCCGGCGTGCAAGCCGCCGCCCTGTTTCATGGTTGGCAGCGACTCCAGCAGACCGAGCAAGCCCAGCGACAGCACGAGCGCCTGCAGCAACAACTGACCGGCCCGCTGCAGGGCAAGTTGCGCGACTACCTCGACAGCGGCGATCCGCTGCGCCTGGCCGAAGCCCAGGGGATCCGCAAGCAGGCACTCGGCCAGCTGGCGCGGCAGGAGGCGTCACCGAGCACCCCGCTGCGCGCCCTGCTCGAGCGGATGGGCACACGCATCGACGGCGATTACCTGGCGGCGGGCAAGCTCTCCGGCAACCGCGAGTGGCTGCTGCAAAATGCCGAGAACGAGCTGACCGCCCACGCCAAGGCCCTGCTGCGCTATGGCCAGCAGGGCGCGGCTGGGGCGGATCCTGCCAGCGCCGATCGATACCGCCAGGGAGCGGCCGACATACTGGCGAGCCTGCCGGGACTGGCCCACCTGCGCCAGAACTACATGGCGCAGGCCAGTCCCACGCTGCTGACCGGATTGCAGTTCGAGCTGGCCGCCCTGCAAAAACAGGCGGACAGCCTGACCAGGCTGCCGCCGCTCGGGCTGTTTGAGGAGGCGCCGGCCGACGACTTCAGCCTGGGGGAGCCGGTGCGCCATGAGCTTGGCGAGCAGCCGCGCCGCGAGCTGGTCTCCCTGCTCAAGCGCTACCCGCAGGAGCTGGACAACAGCCGCAAGGCGCTGCAGCAGCAACAGGCTGCCCGCCAGAGGGTGCAGCAGGACATAGATCAGTTGCTGCAGGCCGGCAGCCAGATGGGGGAGCGGCTCGCCGCCGCCCGTCAGGATGTGAACCGGGAGCTCGCCACCATCCTCGGCTCCCTGGCGCTCTGCCTGGTAGGGGTGGCCCTGCTGTTTGCGCTGGTGCAACGGCGCTGGCTGGTCAGGCCCCTGTTGCAGCTGCGCGGCGCCTTCCTGCAACTCGATGCCACCGGCGAGGCACAGCTGCTGCCGGCGGGGCGCGAGCGCAACGAGCTGGGGGACATAGTCGCGAGCTACAACCGCCTGATCCTGCGCCTGCAGCAGGATCAGCAACAGAAGGCGATCCAGCTGTCGAGCGTCTCCCTGAGCCTGCAGGAGATGGTGGATCAGGTGCAGGAGATCCATCACAGCACCCGCACCACGGAGCAGGTGGTGGACGAGAGCGACAGCATGATGAACGAGCTGAACCAGCTCGCCAGCGAGGTACACCTGGTGGCCGCCGAGATAGCGCAGCACGCCCAGCACAACGAACACTCCATGAGCCAGAGCGAGCGGCTGGTGGGGGGCATGCTGGCCGCCACCGCCCAGACCGGCCTCGCCATCGACGAGAGCAGTGGCGCCCTGGTGCAGCTCAAGCGCTCGGTGGACGACGTGACCGCCATCGTCGATGTCATCGGCCACATCGCCCAGCAGACCAACCTGCTGGCGCTCAATGCCGCCATCGAGGCGGCCCGCGCCGGCGAGCAGGGACGCGGTTTCGCGGTGGTCGCCGACGAGGTTCGCCACCTGTCGGCCGACACCCAGCGCTCCCTCGGCCAGATCACCGAGATCCTGGCTCGCCTCACCCAGGCGGGGGATCAGCTCGCGACCGTGCTGAGCCGCATCACCAGCGAGGCCAGCGGCCAGCGCCAGCAGGCCGAGCAGCTGCGCCAGACCACCCAGACGGTGCGGGAGATGGCGCGCAGCACCGCCGTCATCGCCCTGCAGGGGGCCAGCAACGCCAGGAGCCAGGAGCACCGGCTGGCCAGCTTCGCCACCCTGATCGGCCGCATCAGCCAGCACGCCCGCCAGGGCAGCCAGCTCTCGGTGCAGGTGTCGCAACACATTCACCACCAGGCCCAGCAGATCCCCCGCATCCTGGGTCAGGCTTGA
- a CDS encoding methylated-DNA--[protein]-cysteine S-methyltransferase, whose product MICYDLLDTACGQLLVAIDEHGLRHVDFVDGLRTLPDQAGWRRDSEALAPYLAQFRAYFAGELQRFTLPLAAQGTAFQRSVWQTLCDIPYGETRSYGEIAHAIGKPSASRAVGAANGRNPLSIIVPCHRVIGQNGSLTGYAGGLPIKQALLRLEGIPI is encoded by the coding sequence ATGATCTGTTACGATTTGCTGGATACCGCCTGCGGCCAGCTGCTGGTCGCCATCGACGAGCACGGCCTGCGCCACGTGGACTTCGTGGACGGCCTGCGCACGCTGCCGGATCAAGCCGGCTGGCGGCGAGACAGCGAGGCGCTGGCGCCTTATCTTGCACAGTTCAGGGCCTACTTCGCCGGCGAGCTGCAACGCTTCACGCTGCCGCTCGCGGCCCAGGGCACGGCGTTTCAGCGCAGCGTGTGGCAGACGCTGTGCGACATCCCCTATGGCGAAACGCGCAGCTACGGCGAGATAGCGCACGCCATCGGCAAGCCGAGTGCGAGCCGCGCCGTCGGCGCCGCGAACGGCCGCAACCCGCTATCGATCATCGTGCCCTGCCATCGCGTGATCGGCCAGAACGGCAGCCTGACCGGCTATGCGGGGGGCCTGCCCATCAAGCAGGCGCTGCTGCGCCTCGAGGGGATCCCGATCTGA
- a CDS encoding VOC family protein has protein sequence MPGPARAGALIYAKDLGRLTHFYRTLLQMEILSQDEGFVVLENRDIQLLLHAIPDAIASGIQIAVPPRLREEGAIKPFFTVSSLAWAEAKAADLGGGLLPQQWSAPGFVLRNAFDPEGNILQLRESLTAPDPL, from the coding sequence ATGCCAGGACCCGCCCGCGCCGGTGCCCTGATCTACGCCAAGGATCTCGGACGGCTGACCCACTTCTACCGCACCCTGCTGCAGATGGAGATCCTCAGCCAGGATGAAGGTTTCGTGGTGCTGGAGAATCGCGACATCCAGCTGTTGCTGCACGCGATTCCTGACGCCATCGCCAGCGGCATCCAGATCGCGGTGCCGCCGCGGCTGCGGGAGGAGGGCGCCATCAAGCCGTTCTTCACGGTGTCGAGCCTCGCCTGGGCCGAGGCGAAGGCCGCGGATCTCGGAGGCGGTCTGCTGCCGCAACAGTGGTCGGCGCCGGGCTTCGTGCTGCGCAATGCGTTTGATCCCGAGGGCAACATCCTGCAGCTGCGCGAGTCGCTCACCGCCCCCGATCCGCTGTGA